The DNA window TTACTTTGCTAGCTCTGTAACTTCTAATAAAACAATAGCTTTTATTATAAAAATATTTATAAACTTTATAAGAACTTTCCCACCTGTTATAGTTGCCATATTATTTTTTAGTGGTTTTGGACCAGGACTTATAAGTGGCTTCTTTGCATTATATTTTTATACAAGTGGAGTTATAACAAAAGTTTATGTAGATGTATTAGAAAGTGTTGAAACTGACTATGGATTATATGGAAGAAGTTTAGGACTAAAAAATTTCTATACTTATTTAAAACTTTGGTTACCTTCCACTTATACAAACTTTGTTTCAATATTTTTATATAGATTTGAATCTAATATGAAAAATTCAAGTGTATTAGGTATGGTTGGAGCTGGTGGTATAGGACAACTACTTATGAATCATATAGCTTTTAGAAATTGGGAAAAAGTTTGGGTACTTTTAATATTTTTGATAATTACTATAATTTTAATAGAAAATCTTTCTGAATATATTAGAAATAAAGTGAACAACTAAAAAAATTCATTTATTTTTTTAAATATATCAGTAGTAAAATTGATATTAATACAAAAAAATTATATTTTGACTTGAAATAATATAAATTTTATAGTAAAATAAAGTATATCAATTTAATCGAGAATAAGGAGTGATAATAATGGCTAAATTAACAGATGCTATAAAAGATTTAATATTAAATCCAGTTAAAGAAGGAGCTTGGACAGCACAATTAGGTTGGATTGCAACAGTAAGAGAAGATGGAGCACCAAACATTGGACCAAAAAGATCTTGCCGTATATATGATGATGCAACTTTAATATGGAATGAAAATACAGCTGGAGAAATCATGAAAGATATTGAAAGAGGATCAAAAGTTGCAGTAGCTTTTGCTAACTGGGATAAATTAGATGGATACCGTTTTGTAGGAACAGCTGAAGTTCATAAAGAAGGAAAATACTATGATGAAGTTGTTGAATGGGCAAAAGGGAAAATGGGAGTTCCTAAAGCTGCAATAGTATTCCATATTGAAGAAGTTTATACTTTAAAATCAGGACCAACTGCTGGAACAAGAATAGACTAATAATAAATAAAACCGATTTAGAAATTAAAATTCTTTATCGGTTTTTTTATTTCTGCCATAGATAATGTTTTATCTCCCTTCTCAATAAAAAAATACCTTCATATAT is part of the Fusobacterium nucleatum genome and encodes:
- a CDS encoding pyridoxamine 5'-phosphate oxidase family protein, producing the protein MAKLTDAIKDLILNPVKEGAWTAQLGWIATVREDGAPNIGPKRSCRIYDDATLIWNENTAGEIMKDIERGSKVAVAFANWDKLDGYRFVGTAEVHKEGKYYDEVVEWAKGKMGVPKAAIVFHIEEVYTLKSGPTAGTRID